AGAAGGTCATCTACGACAAGATCCTCCCCGTATACGCGGAGAATATAGCGAAGGTCCTCGAAGTACCCGAAGTGAAGAAGAACCTCGAGAACAGAAAAGAGCAGTTTCTGGTCTATAGACTCTATCAGGACCAGATCACGGACGAGGTCTCTGTGACCGATCGCCAGGTCAGGGAATATTACGACAACAACAAGGAATACCTGGCAACGAAGGAGCAGAGGGATTATCAGATATTGATCAACTCCGATCACGAAATAGCAAAACAGGCATCGGCATTGGCAAAGAACGGAGAGGATTTCGACGCTCTGGTCAGGAGATTTTCGCAGGATCCTACGAAAAAAGAGAACATGGGGAGAACAGGTCTGATCTACTCTGGTAAATACATGGAATATGACTCCCAGGCGTTCAGCCTTCCCAACGAGGGTGATGTCTCCGAGCCTTTCTCCTTTTCACGCGGATGGGCAGTCGTAAAGGTCATGGAGATCGTCCCCGGCAGGGTCCCGACCCTCCAGGAAGCTTCGGGCACCATCCGAAAAGAGCTGATGGAAACGAAGGGCGAAGAACTGCTCGCCGGGAAGATCAAAGGCTGGAGTGAGGATTATATTATCAAGATCAACGAGAAGAATCTCGCGAAGGCCAGGATGGAAAGGACCAGACTCTGATAAAGGCTGGTATCCGACCAATGATTTACAAGACGGGAAGGGTCCTTTTCCTGATATTCCTCGTCGTATTCGCGCCGGGTTGCGGCGGAAGCGATGGCGAGGAAGCAGTCGAAACAGCGCCCGGGGCTGTCGTCAGAGTGGGCGAGAGGGTCCTTACGAAGGACCAGCTCGAGAACCTGCTGCCTGACGGTGATGGAGCATCCCTTTCCCGGGAAGAAAAAAACCTTTTCATCAGAAAATGGATAGAGATAGAGGTCCTGTACCGGGAGGCGCTTGCCCGCGGCCTCAACAACGATCCCCGGGTAAGCTCGATGATCAGGAGGCTCGAGAAGGAGTTCCTTGCGGACCACCTGGTCTTCCTCGAGTTGAGGGAGAGGATCAGCGTGTCGGAGGAGGAGGTCGAGGAGTATTTCAACCTCAGGAGCCGGGAATATACATACGAATACAGAGTCAGCCATATTCTTGTCAATACGATCGAGGAAGCAGGGACAGTCAAGAAGCTGCTTGGGACAAAAAGCTTTGCCTGGGTGGCCAACCGCCATTCTGTCGATCCGGTTGCCAGGAGGGGTGGGGACCTCGGGTACCTGACAAAGGGAAATATGATCCCGGAATTCGAGAGCGTGGTCTTCGACATGAAAGCTGGTGAAGTGAGCGATATCGTTCATTCAGATTTCGGGTACCACATCATCAAGCTGATAGGGACAAGGGAGGCGCAGGTGAAGGTCGCCCTGGACGAGGTGCGCGGGAGGATCATCAGCACGCTG
The sequence above is drawn from the Candidatus Latescibacterota bacterium genome and encodes:
- a CDS encoding peptidylprolyl isomerase; translated protein: MIYKTGRVLFLIFLVVFAPGCGGSDGEEAVETAPGAVVRVGERVLTKDQLENLLPDGDGASLSREEKNLFIRKWIEIEVLYREALARGLNNDPRVSSMIRRLEKEFLADHLVFLELRERISVSEEEVEEYFNLRSREYTYEYRVSHILVNTIEEAGTVKKLLGTKSFAWVANRHSVDPVARRGGDLGYLTKGNMIPEFESVVFDMKAGEVSDIVHSDFGYHIIKLIGTREAQVKVALDEVRGRIISTLVMEKRRKAYNEFYESLMRSADIEFFESEYLSDEDTTEPADSAGVPGEPVREDNGDG